Below is a window of Tachysurus fulvidraco isolate hzauxx_2018 chromosome 11, HZAU_PFXX_2.0, whole genome shotgun sequence DNA.
TGAGTAGTGAGTTTGTGACAATATACACAACGTATTGTGATGTACATGCTTGCTGTAAACTTACAGGTCTGAAATTGTGAGGCTTCGGGTTTTTGTAGGGATCACGTGGAAACTGTCCAAACTTCACAAACTGTAGCTGTAAATCCAGCAGTGCAGGCGGTTTGTATGATTTGACAAACACTggtatatttctgtttttttcttgtttggaTTGCAAGACAGGAGGCATTATATCAAGGCTTTCAGATAATTCTTCTAATCCTTCTTTGATTATAGCTGAGTCAATGGTTTTCTTCTTGATCCGAGGCAAGTTTAGAGTGCAGTACAGTTTTGGGCTAAAATCAGGTGGCTTTATTTCCCACAAGTCTCTGTGGCTGGCAGCAGGTTTTGGTAGTAGGAGTTTGTGAATCCTACTACGGCTTGTGATTACATTTTGACTGGCAGTGAACAGAAGCTTCCTATTGAAGGTGAATGACCTTTCTGAATCCTTTATCTCTGTGACACTCACTTTATGTACCTGGTCCTAAGATCATATAGGTGATGATATTAcaaaacaattttaaacaattaacaCATCTGCCTTTgtgatatatttatgtatgatcataaaatatgtacaaaatacAGCAACATTCAATCAGCCCACACCAATACaatgatataaaatacattGCAGTACAGTCTAGATCGATGACCAAAGATGTGTGACATAAAAGATTTGACCAATACAAATGctttaaagatattttatatCTACAACACAATCTTGTCTACAAAAAAGTGAAATGTTAAAGCAACAAATTGAAAGCATTTGAGCAATAGCTGTATTTTAGAcaactttaaattaaatatattaaatgaaaaCGTTTATCCTACCATTCCCAGTTCGGTAATCCGTCAGTCATGTGTGCGACACAGCAGGAAGAACAGGTTGCTGTGTTGGAGTGCAAGTTTGAAGCAATGGGAACAATAAAAAAGGTTGCTAGGAGGCTTAAGTGTAAAGGCTTTGTGCAGAATATGCAGAATACTAGTCGtaataagaaaaagaatgaatagaaAAGAAGCTAATTTTTGAAtgcataataaaattaattgcaCTCTCAGGAAACTGACATTTAACAACAGTTTCACTGCTGTTCTCCACAAAATTTAAGCTAAAAGCATTGTG
It encodes the following:
- the si:dkey-30e9.6 gene encoding uncharacterized protein si:dkey-30e9.6 → MDQVHKVSVTEIKDSERSFTFNRKLLFTASQNVITSRSRIHKLLLPKPAASHRDLWEIKPPDFSPKLYCTLNLPRIKKKTIDSAIIKEGLEELSESLDIMPPVLQSKQEKNRNIPVFVKSYKPPALLDLQLQFVKFGQFPRDPYKNPKPHNFRPCDENLPDMVTSKARDPGNLNLKTPFLGETIQPESYSPKGETARKIITFKPAEPKWDAQLMLPKSPWPPMSATYTRHRRRRGEYSAFMDRVEEKFSRSWMK